AGAAGGGCGCCCGGCCGAATTTCGCTTTTCCGGGGGCCTGGATGTACAGCGAAGGCAAGCCGGTGGTGCATCTGGTCGATATTTCCAGGACCGATGAGCCGCAGAAGCCGGATTCCGGCGTGGTCCATCACGTCGCCTTCGTCAGCCAGGGGTTTGCCGGCATGAAGCAGCGGCTGGAATCCAAGGGATACAAATACGACGCCCGGCAGGTTCCGGGCGGCGAGCTTTGGCAGATCTTCGTCGATGACCCCAACGGCGTCATGATCGAGCTGAACTACGAGGCCGCCAGGGAGCAGGGCGTAGCAGCCCCCGTCGAGCGCCGGGAGGACATGGGGGCGAGGTAGCCTTTTGCGCTGCAACGCTCTATGTATCGCATCCGAAATATCGCATCGCCTTTTCGAGCGAGATCTGCCCCGAACTTGATGCGGGGCGGACTTTGGTTCGCGAAATGAAGTTGCGCCAAAGCAAAGAATAGAGCCCGGTCCTGATGCAATCAGAACCGATAAGGCTCAAGGAGATGCGCCGTGAGCGTAACGCAGCAACAGGTTCTGAATGCGCTGGCCAGGGTGAGGTCGCCCCGCGGCGTTGCCTTGACGGATGCCAATGTACTGTCGGCGATCGCCGCCAACGACGGCAAGGTCTTCTTCTCCATCAATGTCGATGCCGCCGAGGCCCGCGCCTGGGAAAGCATCCGCGCCGAGGCCGAGGCCGCGGTGCGCGCCATTCCCGGCGTCACCGTCGCCATGGTCGCGCTGACGGCCGAGCGCAAACCCGGTTCCGCGCCGCCGCCAGCGCCGCATCGGCACGGGCCGGGCGTTCAACCGGTCTCGGCGCATCGCCCGCCGCAGAGCCCGGCGTCGCCGATGTCGAAGCAGTCGGAAATTCCCGGCATTTCAGCGGTCATTGCGGTTGCCTCCGGCAAGGGCGGTGTCGGCAAATCGACCACCGCGCTCAACCTGGCGCTGGGCCTGCGCGATCTCGGCCTGCGGGTCGGTCTGCTCGATGCCGACATCTACGGTCCGTCGGTGCCGCGGCTGACCGGCATTCACGAGAAGCCGCAATTGAACGACGAGCGGAAGATGATTCCGATCCGGCGTTTCGGCCTTGCCATCATGTCAATCGGTTTCCTGGTCGAGGAGGAAACCGCGATGATCTGGCGCGGGCCGATGGTGATGTCGGCCATCACCCAGATGCTGCGGGACGTCGCGTGGGGCAGCCTCGATGTTCTCGTGGTCGACATGCCGCCCGGCACCGGCGACGCGCAGCTGACGCTGGCGCAGAATGTGCCGCTGAAGGGCGCGATCATCATCTCGACGCCGCAGGATCTTTCGCTGATCGATGCGCGGCGCGGGCTTGCGATGTTCAGGAAGGTCAATGTGCCGGTTCTCGGCATCGTCGAGAACATGAGCTATTTCCAGTGCCCGCAATGCGGCACCCGATCGGATATTTTCGGGCATGGCGGCGCGCGGCACGAGGCGGAGCGGCTTGGCGTGCCGTTCCTGGGCGAAATCCCGCTCCATATGTCGATTCGCGCCACCTCGGATTCGGGTACCCCCGTGGTCGACAGCGAGCCGGACGGCCCGCATGCGGCGATCTATCGCGCGATCGGCGCCAGGGTCCGCGACCAGCTCCAGGGCGTCATTGCCGCCGCCTGAGCCGGTTTTCGGGGGCATATGCGACTTTCGATTAATCGGTGCTGTCACGCCATTGTGAGGTTTTCCGATGGCAAACTTCCGTGGTAAAGCCCCCGCGCCAGAGCGCCTTCGGCCGACACGGATCCCGTATTGCCGAACCAGCCGCTCCAGGAAATCTGGGAAAATATGCCCAACAAGGAGATGCCTTAGATGAAGCGTCGTGACTTTTTGAAAGTTTCCGCGGCCGGTGCCGCCGCCACCGCCGTGGCCTCGCCGGCGATCGCGCAATCCTCGCCCGAGATCAAGTGG
The sequence above is drawn from the Bradyrhizobium sediminis genome and encodes:
- a CDS encoding VOC family protein codes for the protein MGVSVGVLDHFNIRTRKLDDTVRFYEDILGLEKGARPNFAFPGAWMYSEGKPVVHLVDISRTDEPQKPDSGVVHHVAFVSQGFAGMKQRLESKGYKYDARQVPGGELWQIFVDDPNGVMIELNYEAAREQGVAAPVERREDMGAR
- a CDS encoding Mrp/NBP35 family ATP-binding protein, with the protein product MSVTQQQVLNALARVRSPRGVALTDANVLSAIAANDGKVFFSINVDAAEARAWESIRAEAEAAVRAIPGVTVAMVALTAERKPGSAPPPAPHRHGPGVQPVSAHRPPQSPASPMSKQSEIPGISAVIAVASGKGGVGKSTTALNLALGLRDLGLRVGLLDADIYGPSVPRLTGIHEKPQLNDERKMIPIRRFGLAIMSIGFLVEEETAMIWRGPMVMSAITQMLRDVAWGSLDVLVVDMPPGTGDAQLTLAQNVPLKGAIIISTPQDLSLIDARRGLAMFRKVNVPVLGIVENMSYFQCPQCGTRSDIFGHGGARHEAERLGVPFLGEIPLHMSIRATSDSGTPVVDSEPDGPHAAIYRAIGARVRDQLQGVIAAA